The DNA segment GACGTAGAAATCTCACCAATGTAATGCTGCTGTGTACCTCCTCGCCACCTCTGCACTCTCATCAACTTCTCGAAATTTCTCGATCCCACTGCTTGCGCCTTGCTCATCTACTGCCCAGTGTCCTTCCTCGATCATCCGCCTCCAGCTATTGAGTATCAAATGCAGCTGCGTTCGATGTCTGGGAATGAATGCATTGATCTTCGTCTGGTAAAGATCTGTTCTCGGAAGGCGTTCGACTTTCAGGTGGTCATTGTACATTGCGTGACTATCCTGACCGCCGACATCGAATGGCAGAATCAGCAGACTGACGTCTTCGTGTGCGGTTGCGCACCAAGGGCGAGATTTGTCGAGGTAGAGACCTGCGGGGAGCTCATGAAGAGAATCAAAAGGACGCTCGATCGTGTGCTCCGCGGTAAGGCGTCTTCCGTAGCTCGCATGCATGCTTAGTGACCAGACAGGGAGGTGCTATGCGATGTGTCTGGTCGCCACACGGAGGGTGTGGCACAGCTGTCGTACTGCGCATGATTTCGTGCACTGCGTCACAAAATCATCGGCCGTTCATCCTTCTCGCAGTCTCCTTGTGTCGAACACATTGGCTGCACCAGCTGACGCCGTGATGCGAGCGGCCGACACAGATCCCATACAGCTGCGATGATGTACATGATTAACATCAACGGCAGGTAAACAACCAAAAACGCCAGAATGATGTTCTGCACTCCGCCGTCCTGAACAAACCTGTCGTAGCGAAGCGCTCCTGAACGCCACAGATCGATCAATTCATCTTTCGCACATGGCCACGAAGTAGTCATGTCGAAAGGATGAAATTGTTGCGCTTGTTCGCAGGTACTGGGCAGGATTTGCGGTACCAGCGTTAGGCCGGCAACATGGACTCCGTTGTGTATGATGTGCGCCATGAGGATCGGCGAAAGCATACCAAGGATGATGATAGGCCAGAACCAGAGCAGCACTAACTCCTTGATCGAGCCTACGCCATGGCCTGGGAGACTCAAGAATGCAGGTGCTCGTTCTAGTATGTGCGTGGCTATGAAGATGGCCGCCATGATGTATCCCATAGTaccgaagaagaaagtcCATTCGGCTATGGTGGTTGCTAAGGTTATCTCGGCTTCCGTCAAGGTAGAGTTCGTGTTGTCCATCTCGAGCAGA comes from the Cercospora beticola chromosome 4, complete sequence genome and includes:
- a CDS encoding uncharacterized protein (antiSMASH:Cluster_7), encoding MDNTNSTLTEAEITLATTIAEWTFFFGTMGYIMAAIFIATHILERAPAFLSLPGHGVGSIKELVLLWFWPIIILGMLSPILMAHIIHNGVHVAGLTLVPQILPSTCEQAQQFHPFDMTTSWPCAKDELIDLWRSGALRYDRFVQDGGVQNIILAFLVVYLPLMLIMYIIAAVWDLCRPLASRRQLVQPMCSTQGDCEKDERPMIL